The Bos indicus x Bos taurus breed Angus x Brahman F1 hybrid chromosome 11, Bos_hybrid_MaternalHap_v2.0, whole genome shotgun sequence genome includes a region encoding these proteins:
- the SURF6 gene encoding surfeit locus protein 6 has product MTSLLAKDAYLQGLAKKICSQPSAEPQKRKSAGKTQVSEAAAPPRKKRKKAQKKSRERERKTAKPKAQASAEKSEARKPEVAKEEEGATSSTRVPADGLAAEPDSLFALDVLRQRLHEKIQEARGQGSAKELSAAVLEKRRRRKQERDRKKRKRRELRAKEKAAKALEGAEATEPDLQVPREEAQAQPGLLFNKVEVTEEEPANKAQRRKEKRQKLKGNLTPLTGRNYRQLLERLQARQARLEDLRDRDAGQAQELEAKMRWTNLLYKAEGVRIRDDERLLQEALKRKEKRRAQRQRAWEKRTAHVVGKMQQRQDQRRQNLRKKKAAKAERRLEKARKKGRILPQDLERAGLA; this is encoded by the exons CTGGAAAAACTCAAGTCTCAGAAGCTGCTGCGCCccccaggaagaagaggaagaaagcgCAGAAGAAATCCCGGGAGCGGGAGAGGAAGACTGCAAAGCCCAAGGCCCAGGCCTCTGCGGAGAAGTCTGAGGCCAGGAAGCCAGAGGTggccaaggaggaggagggagccacCAGCTCCACCAGGGTCCCAGCAG ATGGCCTGGCCGCAGAGCCTGACTCTTTGTTTGCCTTGGACGTTCTGCGGCAGCGCCTGCATGAGAAGATTCAGGAGGCACGGGGCCAG GGCAGCGCCAAGGAGCTGTCCGCCGCTGTTTTGGAGAAAAGACGCCGGAGGAAGCAGGAGCGCGACCGGAAAAAGAGGAAACGGAGGGAGCTGAGAGCAAAGGAGAAGGCGGCCAAGGCACTGGAGGGGGCAGAGGCCACCGAGCCGGACCTTCAGGTGCCCAGGGAGGAGGCGCAGGCCCAGCCGGGGCTGCTCTTCAACAAG GTGGAGGTGACCGAGGAGGAGCCGGCCAACAAGGCCCAGCGCCGGAAGGAGAAGAGGCAGAAGCTGAAGGGGAACCTGACACCGCTGACGGGCAGGAACTACCGGCAGCTGCTGGAGCGCCTGCAGGCGCGGCAGGCCCGGCTGGAGGATCTGCGGGACCGGGACGCGGGGCAGGCCCAGGAGCTCGAGGCCAAGATGCGCTGGACCAACCTGCTGTACAAGGCCGAGGGCGTGAGGATCCGCGACGATGAGCGCCTGCTGCAGGAGGCCCTGAAGCGCAAGGAGAAGCGGCGCGCGCAGCGCCAACGCGCCTGGGAGAAGCGCACGGCGCACGTGGTGGGCAAGATGCAGCAGAGGCAGGACCAGCGGCGGCAGAACCTGCGCAAGAAGAAGGCGGCCAAGGCCGAGCGCCGCCTGGAGAAGGCTCGCAAGAAGGGCCGCATCCTGCCCCAAGACCTGGAGCGCGCCGGCCTGGCCTGA